The genomic segment TTTCCACCTTAATCTCTATGCCCATTTCCTCTCCTGCCATTTTTAGAGCTTCAGCCGCCATATAGGTGTGCGCTATTCCTGTTGGGCACGAAGTTATAGCTACATATTTCATGAACTCTCCTCCTTTTAAATTGTTGGCTAATGTTTATTTTTCTAGTAAAGTAATTATTTCTTCAGGGCTACTAGCGTTCATCAAACTATCTCTTAATTCTTTATGCATCAATTTTCTAGAAATTTGGCTTAATATCTTTAAATGCTCATTACTTGATTCTTCTGGTACAGCTATTAAAAAGAATACATGAGCTAGCTCATCATCCATAGACTTATAGTCAATGCCGCCTGTGCTTCGTCCAAATACCAATGCCGGCTCTTTAACTCCACTACTTTTACCATGGGGAATTGCTATTCCCATACCTATACCTGTTGAAAATTCTTTTTCTCTATCTATTACAGCTTGTAGATATTTATCTTTATCTAGTAACTTACCATTTTCATCTAAAATTTTTACCATCTCATTTATTACAGCCTCTTTTGTTTTACTAGTAAGTTCAAGTTTAATTAGATTAACACTTAATAATTCAGTTATATTCATTAATAATCATCCTTTCTATAGGTAATTTATAGTTACTTGCTTTTTTAGTTTCTCTATGTCAGCAAATCTTCCTGTTTGTGTTCCCTCAGTCATTACATTAGCTGTACTTGTTGCACATGCTAGCTTTATAGTTTCTTCAAAGCTATAATTATTCTCAATTGCTACAGCCATTGCTGCGACCATAGAATCTCCAGCCCCTACTGTACTTTTAACTTCTACCTTTAAACCATTTACTTTTGCAACTTTATCACGACTTATGAATATAGATCCTTCTGAGCCTTTCGAGATCACTACATATTTTACTCCATACTCTAATATTTTTTTAGCAGTTTCAATAATTTCATCTTCGCTATTAATGCTGACACCAAAAGCTTTTTCAAGTTCATCAATATTTGGCTTTACCATATATGGACCAGCTTTAATTCCCTGCATTAACACATCGCCATCTGCGTCCAATATAACCTTGCCACCCTTGCTTTTTATATCTTTAATTATTTCACCGTATATATCACCGCGCACTCCACTTGGAACGCTACCTGAAAGAACTACTAGAAAATTTCCCTGGCAATATCCCACGATTTTCTGTTTTACATTAGTAATATCTTCTTCTACTAAACTAGGACCACTTTCGTTTATATCTGTATGTGTATTATTAATCTTATCAAAAATCTTTAAATTAGTCCTAGTTTCACCTTTAACAGATAAAAATTCATTTTTAATATTTAAATCATCTAAATAATCTTTTATTTGATTTCCACTGTTTCCACCTAAAAAACCTAAAGCTAAGCTTTTAT from the Clostridium sp. CM027 genome contains:
- a CDS encoding PTS sugar transporter subunit IIA, with protein sequence MNITELLSVNLIKLELTSKTKEAVINEMVKILDENGKLLDKDKYLQAVIDREKEFSTGIGMGIAIPHGKSSGVKEPALVFGRSTGGIDYKSMDDELAHVFFLIAVPEESSNEHLKILSQISRKLMHKELRDSLMNASSPEEIITLLEK
- the pfkB gene encoding 1-phosphofructokinase, encoding MIITVTLNPAIDKTIEIDEFKIGSVNRIVSTRIDAGGKGINVSKVIKELQHKSLALGFLGGNSGNQIKDYLDDLNIKNEFLSVKGETRTNLKIFDKINNTHTDINESGPSLVEEDITNVKQKIVGYCQGNFLVVLSGSVPSGVRGDIYGEIIKDIKSKGGKVILDADGDVLMQGIKAGPYMVKPNIDELEKAFGVSINSEDEIIETAKKILEYGVKYVVISKGSEGSIFISRDKVAKVNGLKVEVKSTVGAGDSMVAAMAVAIENNYSFEETIKLACATSTANVMTEGTQTGRFADIEKLKKQVTINYL